The DNA window AGATCACCACCGGGTGCTCGGTCAGATAGTGGCCGAGCGCCGTCGGGCGCACGCCCGAGGCCCAGAGCAGCTGGGGCGTGCGGAACGCGTCGGCGGCCACGACGACCAGATCGGCCGGGACGAAACGGGTCTCCCGCGTGCGGAGATCCTCGACGGTGACGCCGGTCGCCCGGCCGTCCTCGACCTCGACGCGGGTCACCAGGCTGAGGTCGTGCAGCTCGAACCGGGCGCTCTCGGGCGCCTCGGGATCGATGAGCGGACCGAGCACGACGTCCGAGCCCGCCCAGCGCATGCTCCCGTCGGGCTGCGGATCACCGGCCACCGGCAGCGTGCTCGGTCCGTAGCCCTCGGGCAGCTCGTCGCGGAACTCGTCCTCCAGGAGCGAGCGGATGCCGGCGCCGACCGCCGAGTCGGCGAAGGCCGCGCTCGACACGTGCAGCAGCTTCTTCGCCTCGGTGAGCAGGTCGTCCCACTCCGCGTCGTCGATGAAGGGGATCCGCTCGCTGAACTGCGGTGACGGCGTGGCGCACGTCCAGTGGGCCCCCATGCCGCCAACGTTGGTGGAGGCGGCCGCCGCGGGGAAGCTCGAGGCGTGACCCGATCCCTCGCCGCCGAAGTCGATGAGGTGCGTGCCCTCCCGGGCGGTGAACATCCCCTCCACCGCGACGCCGGCCGGCAGACCCAGTGACTCGCGCAGCGAACCTGCCTGCGGACCCTGGGAGATCTCGCGGGCATGCTTCTTCTCCGCCGGGTCCGCGATGTTGCGCACGCTCTCGCCGGGGATCGCCGTCAGCTGCGGGCCGGCCTCGAACATCACGACCTTCGCGCCGGGCACCGATTCCACGAGCACACGCGCATACGCGGCGCCGATCGGGCCGCTGCCGACGACGACGACGGTGGGTTCGGACATGATGACTCCTCGAGACGGGTGGAACAGGGGGAACAGGGAAGGAGAGCGGATGCCGCGGCTCAGACCGACTGCGTCTGCGGGTCGGGAACGGTGGCCGGGGTCTCGTCGCTGAGCCGTCCGCCGGGGAGGGCGACCGCCGCGACGATGCCCAGCGCGTACACGGCGGCGAGGGCGAGGAAGATCGGCGAGAACACGTCGTGGTAGATCAGCGCCACCGCGTCCTGCACCTCGGGCGAGGCGGCGTGCACGGCCTTCGGGGTGAGGGTCGCAGCATCCAGGGTCGACGGCAGCAGCGCCGCCACGCCGAACCCCAGGACGCCGCCGACCACGGCGGTGCCCAGCGTGGACGCGACCTGCCGGACGAGGTTGGTCGTCGCCGTCACGGCGCCGAGGTCCGACGCCGGGGCGGAGCTCTGCACGAGGGCGAAGACGAGGTTCATGAACCCGCCCGTGCCCATGCCGACGACGGCCATGACGATCATCGGCACCCACAGGGGCGCGCCCGGCGGCAGCAGGGCCATCACCAGAAGACCGCCGGCGCTCAGCGCCGTGCCGATGATCGGATAGGGGCGGTAGCGCCCGGATCGGCTCACCAGGTAGCCGGTGAGCAGGTTGGCCACGAGCATGCCCAGCACCGTCGCGATGGGCACGAGCCCGGACACGGTCGCGCTGGTGCGGTACGCCATCTGGAAGTACGTCGGCAGGTAGGACGTGGTGGCGAACAGGCCCGCCCCGATGATCGCCGAGAGGCCCAGGCACGCGAGGATCGTCCGGTTGCGCAGCAGATGCAGGGGGATGATCGGCGCGTCGGCGCGCACCTCGATGACGAAGAACACCACGAAACCCGCCGCCGCGACGGCGAAGTGCACGAGCGCCGAGAGGAGCAGCGTCTCTTCTCCGACCCACGTCACGGCCAGCACCAGGGCGACGAGCGAGAGGGTGAACACGACGGATCCGGCGACGTCGAACCGCGGGTGTGCGCCGCCGGGCAGATGCGGCACCGCGATGAGGGCGAGGGTGAGGGCGACGATGCCCACGGGCACGTTGATCCAGAACACCCACTGCCAGCCCCAGAAGTCGGTGATCAGGCCGCCGAGCACGGGCCCGACGACGATCGCGATCGGGAAGGCGGCGCCGATGATCGCCATGTACCGCGGCCGCTCCCGGGGGCTGGTCACCCGGGCGATGATCGTCTGCGACATCAGCTGGATGCCCGCGGAGCTGACGCCCTGCACGACGCGTGCGGCGATGAGCCAGCCCATGCTGGGCGCGAACCCGCAGGCGAGGGAGGCCGCCACGAAGAGCACGAGCGAGGCGACGAAGACCCGCCGGGGGCCGATGACGTCGCCGAGCTTGCCGAGCACGGGCAGCATGACGGTGGCCGACAGCGTGTAGCCGACCATGATCCAGCTGAGCTGCTCGAGCGCGCCCAGCTCGCCCGCGATGGTGGCGAGCGAGGTGGACACGACGGTGTGGTCGAGGGCGCCGAGGAACGACACCACGAGGAGGGAGGCGACGAGAAGCCGCAGGCGCAGAGGAGACAGAGTCATCGGAGTGGCACCCGTACGACCGGGTGATCGACGCGACCGTGTGTGTCGCTCCGGCATCAGCACCGTGCGAACGGACCCTGCAGGCCCCGACGTCTCTGTCATTCTACGGCCTCTTCGGTCGGTTTTCAACCAAAGTCGCGGGGATTCACCGGTTGCGCGGACGCTTCCGGGCGGCCGGGATCGGCGGGGCCGGCACGCGCTGCCCGACCGTGTTGACGATCTCGCCGACGCCCTCGATGACCATCCGCACCTCGTCACCGGGCTCCAGAGGCGGCGGGCTCAGCTCGCCGCTTCGTCCCCACAGCTCGCCGAGGCATCCGCCGTTGCCGACCGTGCCCGAACCGAGCACGTCACCCGGACGCACGACGGAGTTGCGCGCGGCGTAGGCCACGAGCTCCGGGAAGGGCCATCCCATGTTCGAGATGCGGTCCTCCCCCACCCGCTCGCCGTTGATGCTCACCTCGGCGTGCAGCGGAAGGAAGCCGTCGCCGTCGAGGCGATCCGCGAACTCGTCGGCCGTGACGATCCACGGCCCGAGGGTCGTGGCGAAGTCCTTGCCCTTCGCAGGACCGAGACGCACCTTCATCTCACGGGCCTGGAGGTCGCGAGCCGACCAGTCGTTCATCACGGTGTAGCCGAAGATGTGGGATGCCGCGGCCTCGACGTCGAGGTTGGCACCGTCGGATCCCGGCACGGCGCCGATGACGACGGCGAGCTCCAGCTCGAAGTCCAGACGAGCGGTCTCCGGCACGTCCACGACCTCGCCGCTGGCGCGGACGCTGTGCGGGTTGGTGAAGTAGAACGTGGGCAGCTGGTACCACTCCGGGACGACCTCGCTGGCGCCGTCGACCGAGGCGCTGATGCCCTCGACGTGCTCCTCGAAGGCCACGAAGTCGCGGATGGAGGCCGGCACGAGAGGGGCGAGCAGCTCGACCGCGTCGCGCGGGACGCCCTGCTCCGCCTCGACGGCCCGGCCGAGGCGCAGGGCCTCGTCGAGGCCGCGGGCCAGCACGTCGGCGACGGTCACACCGTCGGGGAAGGCGATGACCCGGTCGTCGAGGATGATCCCCTCGCCGATGCCGTCGGGCCCGTTCCAGCGTCCGATCCTCACGCGTGCACCCGGTCTTCCACCAGGGACAGCGCGTTGGCGCCGGCGATCCGCTCGACGATCTCGCTCGGCAGGCCCGCGCTGCGGACGAAGCCGAGCGGGTCCTCCGAGCCCATGTCGAACGGGAAGTCGCTGCCCAGCAGCACCCGGGACCCGCCGGCGACCTCCACGAGGTGGCGCAGCGCCATCGGGTCGTGCACGACCGTGTCGAACCAGAGCTTGCGCAGGTAGGTCGAGGGCTCGTGCTCGCAGCGCCGCGCGTCGGGGCGCACGCGCCACGCGTGGTCGGAGCGGCCGATCGCGAACGGCAGGTAGCCGCCGCCGTGCGCCGCGACGATCTTGAGGCGCGGGTGACGGTCGAGCACGCCGGAGAAGATGAGGTGCGACAGCGCGACGGCGTTCTCCGTCGGCTGACCCACCGTGTTGGCGAGGTAGAACCGGTCGAGGCGCTCGTCCAGCGAGCAGCCGAACGGGTGCAGGAACACGACGCAGCCGAGCTCCGCCGCGCGGGCCCAGAACGGCTCGAGGCGCTCGTCGGACAGCTCGACGTCGCCCGCGAACGAGGAGATCTCCACCCCGGCGAGTCCGCGACCGAGCACGGCGTCATCGAGGTACTCGACGATGTGCGCCGGATGCTGCAGCGGCACGACCCCGAGTCCGGTGAGCCGGTCGGGCGCCTGGCCGACGTGCTCGGCGACGAGGCGGTTCGTCTCCCCCGCGACCCATCCGGCCAGGCCCTCGCCCGCCCACGGGTAGAAGTGGTTCGGCGACACGCTGACCCACTGGCGGTCGATGCCCTGGGCGTCCATGGATGCCAGGCGCTCGCGCACGTCGGTGAGCTTCGGTATGCGGGACCCGACCATGGGACCCGAGACCTTCATGCTCTCGATGCCGTTGCGGCGGCGCTCCAGGTCGGCCGCCGCGGCGACCTCCTCGGGCGCGCGGCGCTCGACCTCGGCGTGCAGGCCCGGAAGGAGGACGTGCGCGTGCACGTCGACGGTGGGATGCTGCGCGCTCACGCCGGCACCGCCATCTGACGGGCAATGCCGAACATGAGGCCGGGCACGTCGGCGTCGCGGACGCCGTCGAGCTGCCACTGGCCGAGCTGCACCGACGCCTCCACGACGGCGCGGGCGCGGGGCACGCGGCGGGCGTGGAATTCGTCCCACAGACCCTGGTCGACAGCATCGCGGGCGAGCAGAAGCTCGGTGAGCACGACGGCGTCCTCCAGGCCCTGCGCGGCACCCTGGGCGATCGTCGGAGGGCAGCTGTGCGCGGCGTCGCCGATGACGACGGCCCGGCCGCGGTTCCACTCCCCGTCGATGATGTGCTTCGTGAACCAGGTGTAGTTGGCGTGGGCGCCCTCGGCGAGATCGGCGCGGATGTCGTTCCACGGTCCGTCGTAGGCGCGGGACTCGTCGAGCATGATGCGCGTGGCGTCCTCGTCGCTGATGCCGAAACGGTCCTCCGCCTTTTCGACGAGGAACGCGTACATGCTGTCCTCGCCGGTGGGCGTGTACCCCGCGATGAACATCGGGCCGCCGTAGTACAGCTCGCTGCGCTCGACGGAGGCCGGACGCGACACGAAGGTGCGCCAGATGCCCATGCCGGTCGGCTCGGGCTTGGTCTCGATGCCGATGAGCTGACGCACGTGCGAGTTGAGCCCGTCCGCGCCGACGAGGAGGTCGTAGCGGCCGGCGGACTCGCCGCCCACGAAGACCTCCACACCGTCGTCGTCGGTCTCGACGCCGGTGACCTTCGCGCCGAAGCGCACGGTGGCGCCCGCGCGCTGCGCGTGGTCGAGGAGGATCCGGGTGAGGTCGGCCCGCGGCATCCCCATGGCGGCCGGGTAATCCGGTCCGCCGGTCTTCACGTCGGGGAGCTCGGCGACGATCGGGGCTCCGGGGCCGGGGGCGCGCAGGTTCAGACCCTCGAACGGGTAGCCGGCGGCACGGATGTCGTCCCACGCGCCGAGCGCGTCGAAGACGCGGAGGGCGTTGCCCTGGAGCGAGATGCCCGACCCCTGGGTGGACGGCTCGCTCTTGGCCTCGAAGACGTCGACGGCGACGCCGCCCCTGGCGAGCTGGATCGCGGCGGCAAGGCCGGCGACGCCGGTGCCGGCGATCGCGACGGTGGTGACTGCGGTCATGTCGGAACTCCTCTGTTCTCGGTGACGGTGGGGAGGGCGCGCGTCAGAGGACGGCGACCGGGTTGATGGGCGAGCCGACGGCGCCGGTGATGGGCAGCGGCGCTGCCGACAGCAGGAACTCGTACCGGCCCGACGAGGCGCAGGCCTCGGCGAGCTCGTCGAGGTCCCACATCTCGCCGATGGTGAGCCCCATGTTGGGGATCACCACCTGGTGCAGGGGCTGGAACGCGGGTGCGTCGAACTCGTTCGGACGCACCTCGAAGCCCCACGTGTCGGTCGCGATCGCCGCGATCTCCGTGCGGTGCAGCCAGCCGGCGGTGGTGAGGGAGAGGCCGGGGGCGGGTCCGCCCGCGTAGTCACCCCAGCCGTCGCGGCGCGTGCGCGCGAGCTGTCCGGTGCGCACGAGCACGATGTCGCCGCGGCCGATGGTCACGCCCTCCGCCGCGGCGCAGGCCTCGAGGTCGGCCGCGGTGATCGCGTAGCCGTCGGCGAGCTCGCCGGTCTCGGGCTGCAGGTGACGCCCGACATCCAGCAGCACACCGCGGGAGACGATGACGGATGCCGCGTGCTCGATGCCCGTCACGAGGTCGCCCTCGCTCGTCACGACGTCACCGGCGCGACGGCCGTTCCAGGCGAAGCCGTGGTCGAAGATGTGGCCGAGCCCGTCCCACTGCGTGGAGCACTGGAGCGGCATCGAGATCACGTCGTCGGCGCCGCCGATGCCGTGCGGGAAGCCCTGATTCGCGCGCTCCGCGTCGGTGCCCGTGTCTGTCATGGTGTGCACCGGATTCGTGCGGCGGCGCCATCCCTTCTGAGGCCCGTTCGTGTCGAACGACTGCGCGAGGGAGATCACCCGCCCCTCCTGCACGAGCCCTGCCGCGGCCACGCGGTGAGCGGGATCGATGAGGTTGAGCGTGCCGAGCACGTCGTCCTCGCCCCACCGGCCCCAGTTGCGGTAGGCCTCGGCGCGGGCGCCGATCTCGGCCTCGGGGTTCGACCGGTCGAGGTCGGCGGGGTTCTCCGACGGCCCGGTCACTGCGCGGCGCCTTCCGCGACGCAGCGGACCACCTGGGTGCCGAGGCCGCTGATGGTGCCGGTCATGACGTCGCCGTCCTGCAGGAACCGCTTCCAGTGCTGGCCGTTGCCCGCGGGGCTGCCCGTGAGGAGCAGGTCGCCGGGCAGCAGGGGCATGGTCTGCGACGCGCCCGACACGAGCGCGGCGATGTCGAAGAGCAGGTCGCTGGTGTCGCCGTTCTGCATGACATCGCCGTTCAGCTCCAGCGTGACCGTGAGGTTTCCGCCGTCGACGGCCGACGCCGGCACCAGGAAGGGCCCGGTCGGCAGGAAGCCCGGCGCGTTCTTCGCGCGGTACCAGTCGGTGCCGATCTCCTTCATGTCCTTGCGGAACACGAGGTCGCGGGTGGTGACGTCGTTGACGATCGTGTAGCCGGCGACGTGGTCGAGCGCGTCCTCCTTCGACACGCGGAACGCCTCCGCGCCGATCACGACGGCGAGCTCGAGCTCCCAGTCGTGCACCTCGCTGTAGGACGGCAGGACCAGCGACACGTCGTCGCCGACGACGCAGGCCGGCAGGCCGATGAAGAAGTACGGCTCGCCATTGGCCTTGCGGTCGTCCATGAGCTTCGCCGCGAAGGCGCGCGCCTCGTCGGGCGTGCGGTCGCTGTTCTGGGTCAGCCCCGCGGCGACGAGCTCGATGACGTGCTCGCGATAGTTGGCACCGGCCTGCAGCACCTGACGCGGCTGCACCGGAGCCGTCAGGGTGACGTCGGCCAGCGGCATCCATCCCCCCTCCTCCGCCGACGCCAGCGACGCGAGGCGGTCCCAGTCGGGAGCAGCGAGGAAGGAGTTGAGGTCGGCGGCGCCCAGGGCGTCCGCGTCGAGCGGACGGATGCGGTCGCCGGCCACGAGGCCCAGACGCGCGTCGGCGCCGTCCCGGTAGCGGGCCAGCGCGAAGGGGGCGGTGAGTCCGGTGGAAGTCATGGGGTGCGATCTCCTCGCGTCATTGCGGTGGTACGGGATGGAACGGGTCGTGCGGTCGTGCGGCGGGACCGAGAGGGACCGGATGCAGCCCGCATCCGGTCCCTCGTCGTCTCAGCCCTGGCCCTGCTTGCGGTAGGGGTTGAGCAGCGCGTCCTTGATCTCGTCGGGGACGCCCTCCTCCGTGGCGCTGGGGCCGTCGGCGGGCGGGAACGACTCGGTCATCGACATCGGCATGGTGCCGTTGCGGTACATGTTGTTCGATCCCTGCGACGGCTTCCAGGTGTTGGCCTCCCAGTCCGGGACGTAGTTGCGGTAGCCGCCGGTGTTCAGCTCGATCCGGAGCGAGGAGGGCTCGCGGTAGTAGAGGAACGTCTGCTCGCCGATGCCGTGGATGTTCGGGCCGTACTCGATCGGGATGCCGTTCTCCATGAGGGTGTCGGCCGCGATGAGCAGCTCCTCGCGGGTGTCGACCCAGAAGGCGTAGTGGTTGATGCGGCCGGCGCGGGTCGAGCCGTCGAGCACGACGCCGAGGTCGTGCGACTTCTCGTTGGTCGTGAGCACCGAGAAGACCGAGATGGGCGCCTCGTCGAGCACGGTGCGGGCCATGAAGCGGAAGCCGAGCACGTCGACGTACCAGGTCACGAACGCGTCGACGTCCTGCGTGGCGACGGTGACGTGGTCGAGCTGACGAGGGGCGCCGGCGATCTTCGAGCGCTTCTCGGGGCGGTCCGGGAAGATCGAGGCCTCATGGCCGGGAGCCTGGTGGCGCTCGACGTCCCAGTGGAGCGTCATGTCGTGACCGAAGGGGCCGGTGAAGCGGTAGGCGCGGCCGATCTTGTAGCCGTCGATCCACTCGCCCTGGATGCCGGCGGCCTCGACGCGCTTGGCGGCCTCTTCGAGGGCCTCGGCGCTGGAGGTGCGCCATGCCATCGTCTCGAGGGTGGGCTCGTCGCCGGGGGCGACGACGACCGAGTAGGCGTAGTAGTCGCCCCAGCAGCGCATGTAGACCTTGCCGTCCTCGCGGGCGACCTCGGTGAGTCCGACCTCGGTCTTGTAGAACTCGACGGAGGCCTCCACATCGGGAGTGGTGATGGCGACGAACGACAGGTGAGAGAGGAGCTTGATCATCTTCGATCCTTTCGACAAGACAAGCGGGTGTTCCCGTGACTACTTTCGCCGCAGACCGACATATCAGGGAATGCCATATCTGCGATGCGTGGGATCGACCGCATCTATTCCCTCATGAGGGCCCGAAGATCAGCGGCGCGCGGTGCACCGGAGGTCTTCGAGCAGCGCCGTGTCGTCGGCCAGGTCG is part of the Microbacterium lemovicicum genome and encodes:
- a CDS encoding VOC family protein; translated protein: MIKLLSHLSFVAITTPDVEASVEFYKTEVGLTEVAREDGKVYMRCWGDYYAYSVVVAPGDEPTLETMAWRTSSAEALEEAAKRVEAAGIQGEWIDGYKIGRAYRFTGPFGHDMTLHWDVERHQAPGHEASIFPDRPEKRSKIAGAPRQLDHVTVATQDVDAFVTWYVDVLGFRFMARTVLDEAPISVFSVLTTNEKSHDLGVVLDGSTRAGRINHYAFWVDTREELLIAADTLMENGIPIEYGPNIHGIGEQTFLYYREPSSLRIELNTGGYRNYVPDWEANTWKPSQGSNNMYRNGTMPMSMTESFPPADGPSATEEGVPDEIKDALLNPYRKQGQG
- a CDS encoding cyclase family protein, whose amino-acid sequence is MTGPSENPADLDRSNPEAEIGARAEAYRNWGRWGEDDVLGTLNLIDPAHRVAAAGLVQEGRVISLAQSFDTNGPQKGWRRRTNPVHTMTDTGTDAERANQGFPHGIGGADDVISMPLQCSTQWDGLGHIFDHGFAWNGRRAGDVVTSEGDLVTGIEHAASVIVSRGVLLDVGRHLQPETGELADGYAITAADLEACAAAEGVTIGRGDIVLVRTGQLARTRRDGWGDYAGGPAPGLSLTTAGWLHRTEIAAIATDTWGFEVRPNEFDAPAFQPLHQVVIPNMGLTIGEMWDLDELAEACASSGRYEFLLSAAPLPITGAVGSPINPVAVL
- a CDS encoding fumarylacetoacetate hydrolase family protein — its product is MRIGRWNGPDGIGEGIILDDRVIAFPDGVTVADVLARGLDEALRLGRAVEAEQGVPRDAVELLAPLVPASIRDFVAFEEHVEGISASVDGASEVVPEWYQLPTFYFTNPHSVRASGEVVDVPETARLDFELELAVVIGAVPGSDGANLDVEAAASHIFGYTVMNDWSARDLQAREMKVRLGPAKGKDFATTLGPWIVTADEFADRLDGDGFLPLHAEVSINGERVGEDRISNMGWPFPELVAYAARNSVVRPGDVLGSGTVGNGGCLGELWGRSGELSPPPLEPGDEVRMVIEGVGEIVNTVGQRVPAPPIPAARKRPRNR
- a CDS encoding fumarylacetoacetate hydrolase family protein is translated as MTSTGLTAPFALARYRDGADARLGLVAGDRIRPLDADALGAADLNSFLAAPDWDRLASLASAEEGGWMPLADVTLTAPVQPRQVLQAGANYREHVIELVAAGLTQNSDRTPDEARAFAAKLMDDRKANGEPYFFIGLPACVVGDDVSLVLPSYSEVHDWELELAVVIGAEAFRVSKEDALDHVAGYTIVNDVTTRDLVFRKDMKEIGTDWYRAKNAPGFLPTGPFLVPASAVDGGNLTVTLELNGDVMQNGDTSDLLFDIAALVSGASQTMPLLPGDLLLTGSPAGNGQHWKRFLQDGDVMTGTISGLGTQVVRCVAEGAAQ
- a CDS encoding FAD-dependent monooxygenase, which encodes MTAVTTVAIAGTGVAGLAAAIQLARGGVAVDVFEAKSEPSTQGSGISLQGNALRVFDALGAWDDIRAAGYPFEGLNLRAPGPGAPIVAELPDVKTGGPDYPAAMGMPRADLTRILLDHAQRAGATVRFGAKVTGVETDDDGVEVFVGGESAGRYDLLVGADGLNSHVRQLIGIETKPEPTGMGIWRTFVSRPASVERSELYYGGPMFIAGYTPTGEDSMYAFLVEKAEDRFGISDEDATRIMLDESRAYDGPWNDIRADLAEGAHANYTWFTKHIIDGEWNRGRAVVIGDAAHSCPPTIAQGAAQGLEDAVVLTELLLARDAVDQGLWDEFHARRVPRARAVVEASVQLGQWQLDGVRDADVPGLMFGIARQMAVPA
- a CDS encoding GMC oxidoreductase; translation: MSEPTVVVVGSGPIGAAYARVLVESVPGAKVVMFEAGPQLTAIPGESVRNIADPAEKKHAREISQGPQAGSLRESLGLPAGVAVEGMFTAREGTHLIDFGGEGSGHASSFPAAAASTNVGGMGAHWTCATPSPQFSERIPFIDDAEWDDLLTEAKKLLHVSSAAFADSAVGAGIRSLLEDEFRDELPEGYGPSTLPVAGDPQPDGSMRWAGSDVVLGPLIDPEAPESARFELHDLSLVTRVEVEDGRATGVTVEDLRTRETRFVPADLVVVAADAFRTPQLLWASGVRPTALGHYLTEHPVVISTVKVDADLIEQYATEADLDAEIARRSINPVDPVAAVNRIPFSEPNHPFSLQVMYAENPPFPLPADHPDADNRWGYVNMGYGTRKQPRFEDAVTFDDDEPDYRGFPNMTIRYELTENEEREIAAATERLRRAGRAIGKFIAEPRLLPPGSSLHFMGTTRIGVADDGTSVADPWSRVWGVDGLVVGGNGTIPTANTVNPTLMSVAVAVRGARKAAEALGA
- a CDS encoding amidohydrolase family protein: MSAQHPTVDVHAHVLLPGLHAEVERRAPEEVAAAADLERRRNGIESMKVSGPMVGSRIPKLTDVRERLASMDAQGIDRQWVSVSPNHFYPWAGEGLAGWVAGETNRLVAEHVGQAPDRLTGLGVVPLQHPAHIVEYLDDAVLGRGLAGVEISSFAGDVELSDERLEPFWARAAELGCVVFLHPFGCSLDERLDRFYLANTVGQPTENAVALSHLIFSGVLDRHPRLKIVAAHGGGYLPFAIGRSDHAWRVRPDARRCEHEPSTYLRKLWFDTVVHDPMALRHLVEVAGGSRVLLGSDFPFDMGSEDPLGFVRSAGLPSEIVERIAGANALSLVEDRVHA
- a CDS encoding MDR family MFS transporter — protein: MTLSPLRLRLLVASLLVVSFLGALDHTVVSTSLATIAGELGALEQLSWIMVGYTLSATVMLPVLGKLGDVIGPRRVFVASLVLFVAASLACGFAPSMGWLIAARVVQGVSSAGIQLMSQTIIARVTSPRERPRYMAIIGAAFPIAIVVGPVLGGLITDFWGWQWVFWINVPVGIVALTLALIAVPHLPGGAHPRFDVAGSVVFTLSLVALVLAVTWVGEETLLLSALVHFAVAAAGFVVFFVIEVRADAPIIPLHLLRNRTILACLGLSAIIGAGLFATTSYLPTYFQMAYRTSATVSGLVPIATVLGMLVANLLTGYLVSRSGRYRPYPIIGTALSAGGLLVMALLPPGAPLWVPMIVMAVVGMGTGGFMNLVFALVQSSAPASDLGAVTATTNLVRQVASTLGTAVVGGVLGFGVAALLPSTLDAATLTPKAVHAASPEVQDAVALIYHDVFSPIFLALAAVYALGIVAAVALPGGRLSDETPATVPDPQTQSV